The Nocardia vinacea genome contains the following window.
AGCAGTTGTATAGGGTCGCCGAACTCGTCGGCCGAACCCGCCGCGATCCACTCGCCGCCTTCGCGCTGCATTCGTCGAAGTCCTATTACTTCAACGTGAATTCGAGTGCGGCGATCGGCTATCGGGCCCGCTTCGGGGTCGCGGTGGTCGCCGGTGATCCGATCGGCGATCGCGCCGACTTCCCGGCACTGCTCGCGGACTTCTCCGAATTCGCGGCGAATCACGGCTGGCGGATCGCGGTGCTCGGTGCCAGCCCGGATCTGGCCGAGATGTGGCAGCATCGGGCGATCGAACATCGGGGGTTGCGCGCGATTCCGGTCGGCCGCGATGTGGTCATCGATGTCGGGACATTCGCCATGGTCGGGCGTTCCTTCCGCAATCTGCGCCAAGGCGTGAGCCGCACCCAGAATTTCGGAGTGACCACCGAGGTCGTCAATGAGACCGACCTGACCGAACCGCTGCGGGCCGAACTGCTGGATATCGTCGACGAGTGGCGTACCGGCCGGCAGAATCGTGGCTTCTCGATGATCCTCGACCACCTGTTGGACGGGCGGAATCCCGGCATGCTGCTGGTGCTGGCCAGGGATGCGGACGGGCGCGTGGCGGGCTTCCAGCGCTACTGCGTCTCCGGCCGGGGCCGCGAGCTGAGCTTGGATGTGCCGTGGCGGCGCAAGGATGCACCGAACGGACTGGACGAGCGGATGATCATCGATCTCGTCGATCATGCCCGCGCGCAGGGCATCGAACGGATCTCACTGGCATTCGCCCCCTTCCCGGAGCTGTTCGCCGAGAAGGAGCGTTCGCGGACCGGGAAGCTGATCTATGTCCTCGTGCACCTGAGTGATCCACTGATCCGGCTGGAATCCCTGTACCGATTCCTGCGCAAGTTTCAAGCGATGTCGGACCAGCGGTTCGTGCTGATCCGGTGGCGCGAGGTGCTACTGGCTGCCGCGGCTCTGCTCACATTGGAATTCGTGCCGCACCGCAAACAGCATTAGTCGCGGACGGTAAGACCGATCGCCTTGGCGAATTCGGGTGCCAGATCGAGCAGTTGGAGCGGGGTGATGGTTGCCCCGCGCAAGGCATCGAGGCCCTCGGCGACACTGAGGTGCGCCGCACCGCGCAGGTCGACCTGTTGCAGTCGGGCACGGTTGATCAGCAGGCCTTCCACAGTGGTGCCGGGGAAGGTGACCTTGGTCAGCTCGGCATCACCGAAGTCGGTGTGGCGCAGCACGCAATCGACGAATTGCACCTCACGCAGTTTGGCCTTGCGGAAGTTCACGGAGTCGAATTTGCAGCCCTCGAAGCGCACTCGACGCAAGTTGGCACCGCCCGCATCGACGCCCGACAGCGCACCGGCGATCAATTCGACGTCCTGCCAGGAGGTATCGGACAGGTCGGTGCCGACCCAGCGCACATTGCGCTGCCAGACATCGGTGAAGCGGGAGAACCGGAGGCTGCCGCGGTTGATCGCGAACGAGGTGAAGACGGTTTCGGAGAACCTGGAATTGCCTGCCTCGATGTCATCGATGTCGTCGCCGGTGATGTGCACACAGTCGTAGTCGCCCTCGGGTTCGAGATCGCTCTCCAGCGGCGTGAGATAGCGCGCGTAGGGCAGATCCTCGAGTTCGTTGGGCACGGTTGACCTCCGGGTTCGGCGACGGTTCTCCTTGTCTACCAGTCGGATCCGACAGGTCACGGGTCGATGCGGTCCAGCAGCCAGCGTGGGCCCACCGATTCGGCGCCGAGGGCTTCGATTCGCTCGCGGAGTCCACGATCGGCCGTTACGACGGTGATCCTGTCCTTCTCGGTGGCGGCGGCCACGACGTCGACGATCGCGTCGTCTCCCGAACCGTCCGCCAGCACCACGCGCACGCCTTCGAATTCTTCGGATCCCGCGGCCTTCGCCGCCCCCTCCAGCACGACGACCACTTCGGCCGGTTGTGTGAGGTCCAGCGTGCTCAACCGCATGAGCAGCCGCCGAGCCGCCCCCGCACGATCGCGCCACCAGCCATCGGGACGCGAGCCCACGACATTCGCGGCATCGACGACGATCAGCATCGCTTCCTTTCTACTCATCGGTGCTGAGGCGGGTGGCGCGGGTGTGCAGGTAGCGCTGTTGCGGGAGGCTCATCGCCTGTTGTGCGGCAAGCAGATATGCCTCGCGGGCACCGGCCCGGTCTCCCATCGATTCCAACAGATGGGCACGGACCGCTGCCAGCCGGTGATCCCCCGCCAGCTTGCCGCTGTCGGCCAGATCGTCGACGAGCTTCAAACCGGCCAGCGGTCCGTGAGCCA
Protein-coding sequences here:
- a CDS encoding pentapeptide repeat-containing protein, which produces MPNELEDLPYARYLTPLESDLEPEGDYDCVHITGDDIDDIEAGNSRFSETVFTSFAINRGSLRFSRFTDVWQRNVRWVGTDLSDTSWQDVELIAGALSGVDAGGANLRRVRFEGCKFDSVNFRKAKLREVQFVDCVLRHTDFGDAELTKVTFPGTTVEGLLINRARLQQVDLRGAAHLSVAEGLDALRGATITPLQLLDLAPEFAKAIGLTVRD
- a CDS encoding NYN domain-containing protein; the encoded protein is MSRKEAMLIVVDAANVVGSRPDGWWRDRAGAARRLLMRLSTLDLTQPAEVVVVLEGAAKAAGSEEFEGVRVVLADGSGDDAIVDVVAAATEKDRITVVTADRGLRERIEALGAESVGPRWLLDRIDP
- a CDS encoding bifunctional lysylphosphatidylglycerol flippase/synthetase MprF, whose protein sequence is MAEGRETTARNSTLAGYRDASITTTPAIRPLISIALLLMSVALVYEAGRAAPGEDHGWFIAVSIAGLFVVRGLHLRRPITLPHFTIAVFVLAAANAAYRASHPGFGFVFLAATGFILMLPQSSRPQPEQLYRVAELVGRTRRDPLAAFALHSSKSYYFNVNSSAAIGYRARFGVAVVAGDPIGDRADFPALLADFSEFAANHGWRIAVLGASPDLAEMWQHRAIEHRGLRAIPVGRDVVIDVGTFAMVGRSFRNLRQGVSRTQNFGVTTEVVNETDLTEPLRAELLDIVDEWRTGRQNRGFSMILDHLLDGRNPGMLLVLARDADGRVAGFQRYCVSGRGRELSLDVPWRRKDAPNGLDERMIIDLVDHARAQGIERISLAFAPFPELFAEKERSRTGKLIYVLVHLSDPLIRLESLYRFLRKFQAMSDQRFVLIRWREVLLAAAALLTLEFVPHRKQH